AACAATACCATTTACAATCCCCGCTTGTTTTGAAAAATATAATGGGACCAACTTAAAGATTACCCCATTTCCAATCCCTGCAAAGAATGCAACTAATAGACACCCGAAAAAATAAATCGGCAGTGATGGTGTAAAGGACAATAGGAACCCCGCAAAGGATAAACTAAAAAATACAGCCATTAAGATAATAAATGGATTAATTTTATCCCCTAGCCACCCCCCAACAGGTCTAAAAAAAGTAGTAAGGGCAATAAAACCTGCTGTTCGTAATCCTGCATCCATCTTGTCTAATTCAAAATGATTAACTAAAAATGAAGGTAAATAAATCGTAAACGCAACAAAAGATCCAAATGTAATGAAATAAAATAAACAAAAAAACAAAAGTTTAGGATTTTTATTAACCTCTTTAATCTGCTCTAATAAGGAATTCTGGACCTTTCGTTCGTTTCTATCACCGAACAAGAAATTTAATATGGCAAATACCAGCATTATGAAAAAGAAAATTTTAACGGTATTTCTCCATCCATATTCATTTGCAATGACAGGTGCAAAAAAAGAAGTAATTGCTGTTCCAATAGTACCAGCTCCATAAATACCGTTGATAAATCCATGTTTCGTTTTTACATAATATTTTGGCAGGGATGTAACTCCAATTGAAAAAACGGCCCCCCCGATACCAAGTAATAATCCCCCTAAGATTAACATAACCATAGAATTTGCATAGCTAATAATGGCAATAGGGAATAGCAAAATAATAAAGCTTATGGTAAATAAAATTCTTGCACCATAGCGGTTAGTCCAATAGCCAATCGGAACCATTAGAATAGATCCAAGAATAACAGGTACAGCCGTTACCCAGATAATTTCCGTTGATGATAATGTAATCTCTGCCTTAATCAAAGGCATTAGAGATGAAATAAGCACCCAAACCATAAATCCTGCGACGAGACTTCCCGTTTGAATAAAAAGGTTTTTTGTTCCTTGATTCATTTTCATTCCCCTCGTAAACCCGCATTCCTTTTATTATTTCCAAAACAACCTTTATAAAGTTACACATTAATTCTATAATCATGGAAAATTTTTCTCCAAGTATTATAGAGCATTTTCTATTTTAAAGCAGTGAGGTAAGACACAAATGAAAAGAATCTATTTACATGAATTTAATCCAGTAGTATATTTTTCCTGTATATGTATTTTTATCATGATGCCATTTTATGTATATGGTAGATTTTTTTTGTCAAAATAAATATTGAATAGGAAGGAAATTATGCATTTAAAAAAGAACTTTCTTGATCCTCCTAAGATTCTTGTTTTAGGATTTGCAGCTATTATTTTATTAGGAGCCTTTTGCTTAACACTTCCAGTTGCAACAACTAATGGTAATGGTTTAAGTTTTTTAAACGCACTGTTTACCGCCACCTCGGCCACATGTGTAACAGGGCTTGTAGTTGTTGATACCGGGACAACATTTTCCTTATTTGGCCAATTAGTCATTTTGTTTATGATTCAAGTCGGCGGACTTGGATTTATGACATTTGCTACACTTTTTGCCTTTCTATTAGGAAAAAGAATTTCCCTAAAGGAAAGAATTCTGCTGCAAGAATCATTAAATAACCTCTCAATGGAGGGGATAGTTCGTCTAGCTCGACGAATTTTAATATTTACAGCGGTGATTGAATTTGTTGGAGCGCTAATCTTGTCCATTCGCTTTTCTTTTGACATGCCTTTAGGAAAAGCAATTTATTTTGGTATTTTCCATTCTATTTCTAATTTTAACAATGCTGGCTTTGATATTTTCGGCGATTTTCAGAGCCTAACAGGTTATGTGGATGACCCAACGGTTGTATTAACCATCTGTACATTAATTACCATCGGTGGTATCGGGTTTATTGTTATGAATGAGCTTTTTGAGTACCGCAGCTCCAAACGCTTATCCTTGCATACCAAAATTGTTTTGATAACAAGTTCCTTTTTATTGATTGGCGGTACGATTGGAATCTTTTTATTAGAATATTCTAATGAAAATACATTAAAGCCGCTCTCATTTTCAGGAAAAATTCTTGGAGCACTATTTCAGTCCGTTGCTGCTAGAACAGATGGAGCTAATACATTAAATATTGCTGAAATGACCCAGTCTTCTTTATTGTTAATAATATTTTTAATGTTTATCGGTGCATCTCCAGGTTCTACTGGAGGTGGAATAAAAACAACTACATTTACTACATTATTAGGTGCAGTTTGGTCGCAAATCCGTGGTAAAGAAGATGTTATTTTTTTTCGGCAGCGAGTTGTTTATGAAACAATATATAAATCCTTAACTGTTACCTTATGTGCCTTGTTTCTTGTTTTGACCATTACATTGTTATTAACAATTACTGAGCCAGGAACAGATTTTATTAAGCTTCTATTTGAAGCAACATCTGCTTTTGGAACGGTAGGCTTATCAATGGACGTATCTCGTGAATTATCACCCCTTGGAAAAGGTTTAATCACTTTTACGATGTTTGCAGGCAGGGTCGGACCATTAACTATTGCTTATGCAGTTGCAATGCGTAGAAAACCTGATCCATTCCGATATCCTAAGGGAAAAATCATGATTGGATAGTTTCGACATCAAGGAGGATATGAGGAATTATGGCTAATCAATACGCAGTAATTGGTTTAGGAAGATTTGGGCTAAGTATTGCAAATAAGTTATTTGAATCTGGTCAGGAAGTGCTTGGAGTAGATGTGAACGAGGAAAGGGTTGAAGAGTCACATTCCTTCGTTACTCATTCCGTAATCGCGGATTCAACAGATGCAGAGGCACTTAAATCGATTGGAATACGTAATTTTGATACAGTCATTGTAGCAATTGGTAATGATATTCAGGCAAGCATCCTGACTGTTTTACTTTTGAAGGAGCTTGGTGTCAAAAAGGTAATTGCCAAAGCAATAAACAAACTTCATGGCCAAGTATTAAAAAAGGTTGGTGCAGACTGGGTTGTTTTTCCTGAACGGGATATGGGCATCCGCGTCGCTCATCAGCTATTATCGCCAAATGTTTTAAATTTCATTGAGATCTCGAAGAATTATAGTATTGAAGAAGTAAAAATTCCAGATCGGATGAAGGATAGAACCCTAAGGGAGCTGGACTTAAGGGCTAAGTTTAATTTGAGCGTGATAGCCATTCGTCATGAAGATGAATTAAACATCTCGCCATCACCAGATGAGAAGATTTATTATGGCGATGTCCTTGTTGTTATTGGTGAAAATCGTGATCTAGAAAAATTTGCAAATCTACACTAAAAGCGGAAGCGCCCGGTTAGCGCATGACAGGACTGGAGCTCTCCAACTGAGATAAAGGAAACACGAAGTGCGTTAGCGATTCGATGTTGACTTATAGTAGGACGGAGAGCGAAGTATATTAGTCGCTGGGCGCTGGAGCTGGATAATCCTCAAGGTCGAAATTTTTGATTTATTCTTAAAACAAAAAGCACACTTCCTTCCATAATTAGAAGTGAAATGTGCTTTTTATTAGTCATTTAAAATTTTTACCTTAACTTGTTTTTTACCCCAATTAATTGCATCCTGTTCTGAAGGAATAAACACATCAATTCGATTTCCTTTAATCGCCCCGCCAGTATCAGCAGCTGTAGCTACTCCGTATCCTTCGACATATACTTTACTTCCAAGCGGAATAACAGATGGATCAACAGCGATAACTTTTGCATTTGGGTTAGCATTTAAATCAACCCCTGTAGCCGTTATGCCGGAACAGCCTTCACATGAAGCTGTATATGCTGTCGCCTTGACGGTAAGTTCCTTTGTACCCTCTACTTCACTATTTGAAGATTCATTATTGTTGTTAGCCTTATTTACTGTTGTATTTTCGTTCTCACTTGTCTTCTCTCCAAGGGTTGAAGAGGGTTCAACAGGAATGTTCTTGCTTTGATCATTGTTATTATTTTGAACCTGTGTCGCTGAATCAGCATTTTTAACATTATCATTTAATTCATCATAAATGATGAGATTTAACCCTGGATGAATTAGGTCTGTATTTAAGTTGTTCCATTCTTTTATTTGATTTACTGATACTTGATATTTTAATGCAACATCCCATAAGGTATCATCTTGTTGAACTGTGTATTGTTTTTCAGTTGCAATTGTTAATACATCTCCCGGATGAATAAGGTCAGTAGAAAGCTGATTCCACTTTTCAATATTTTCTACAGATGTATTATGTAACTGTGAAAGTTCCCATAGGGTGTCCCCTTTTTTCACGGTTACTTCTGCCGCTTGTACATTAGCACCTACAGTTCCTGAGAGTGCAGCTACTGCAATAAATGCTTTTATTTTTTTAATCATTTTCTTTCCTCCCATGTTCTTTCGTGGCTAACAGAACCCATCATAACATGGATATTTCTTATACAAAGAACAAGGGGATTTTAATTCGTTTACAAGCATGGCAATTATATTACAATAATATTTCTAGATAACTGGAAATTCATAATCCTAAGCAAGATTTTTCATCCTCAATTCATCAATATTTTAATGAAAGAAAAAAATAGTGCAGCATTTTTTTCTGCACTATTCTTTAAAAATAATTTTTTTAAACCTTCGAGATTGCAACCGCACATGCTTTATATTCAGCAGTTCCGGAGATAGGGTCATACTCATTTAGAGTTAATACGTTGGTTGGCGTTTCACTCCAGTGAAAACTCATGAATACAAGGCCAGGAACCACTTGTTCTGTAATCTTTGCCTTTACCTCAAGCTCCCCTCTTCTGGAACGAACCTGTACTACTTCACCGTCAGTAATACCAAGTGCAGCTGCATCATCTGGATGGATATCAACCGTTTCTTCTGTTTGTTTCACTTTGACTCCTGCTGCATAGTGACGTGTCTGTGTATGGGTATTATAAGACTCATAACGCCTTCCTGTTGTTAACGTAAATCGATATTCCGCGTCGGGCAATTCTAATGGTTCCGTATAGTCCACTGGGACAAATGGTGACTTTTTAACAATCGGCTGGGGAGAATGAAACCGCTCATGCATTATTAATGTTCCTGGATGGTTTTCATCTGGACATGGGTAATGAATGCTGTACTCGTTTTCAAGCCTCTCGTAGGATATGCCGCCGTACATCTCCCATGCAAGCTTCCTCACTTCATCCCAAATTTCCTCACTATTTTGATAGTGCATCGGATATCCCATAATAGTAGAAAGCTCGCAAAGAATTTCCCAGTCTTCCTTCACATTTGGGTGTGCATCGACTGCCTTACGAACGCGTTGAATTCTTCGGTCTGTATTCGTATAGGTTCCATCGACCTCTCCCCAAGAACGAGCAGGCAATACAACATCTGCCATTTTCGCCGTTTCCGTTAGGAATATGTCTTGGACAATTAATAAATCAAGCTTTTCAAACAATTTTTTCGTATGATTCATATGAACATCAGCAAGGAGTGGATTTTCACCAATAACATAAAGAGCCTTTAACTCTCCCATTTCTAAACGATCAAAGGTACGTGTTTGTGTATCTCCAGCTTGCGGATTTAATTTTACATTCCATTCCTTTTCATATCGGACTCGAAACTCCTCATTTGCTAAGTTCATCGCTCCAGCCAATTGGTTTGGCAAGCATCCCATATCACCTGCACCTTGGACATTATTTTGCCCTCTTAATGGCATTATGCCTGTACCTTGTTTTCCTATGTTCCCAGTTAATAAGGCTAAATTTGCAATATCAAATACATTGTTTACACCGCAATGATGCTCGGTAATCCCGAGTGTGTAGGCAATCATCGAACCGCTTGATGAAGCATATTCCCGTGCGGTTGCCACAATATCTTCCTCACTTAGACCTGTGATCACAGCTGCATACTCAGGTGTATATGGCTCAACCTGTTTTTGCAACCGATCAAAATCAATTGTAAACTGCTCTACAAACACAGGATTATAAAGACCTTCCTTTATAATAACGTGAAGGAGTGCATTAATAAGGGCGATATCTGAACCAACATTGATTTGTAGATGACGATGAGCTACTTTTACCATATCAATTTTTCTTGGATCAATTACAATAATCTTTAGACCTGATTTTACCGCCTTTTTCATTCGATTCGCAATAATTGGATGGGCTTCAGTCGTGTTTGACCCCATCAACAGCAATACTTCTGCCTTTTCAAAATCTTCAAGAGTATTCGTCGGGAAACCACTTCCAAAAACAGTTGCCAGACCGGCAACGCTAGGAGCGTGTCATGTACGGTTACAACCATCAATATTGTTACTTTGAATTACTGTCCTCATGAATTTTTGCGTAATAAAGTTGGATTCGTTAGTGCTTCTCGCACAAGCAAATATACTAATCGCATTTGGGCCCCAATCAGTTTTAATTTCTGATAGTTTTTTAGCGATGAATTGATAGGCCTCATCCCATGTTGTTTCAACAAGCTGGCCGGCTTTTTTGATAAGCGGTGATGTTAATCTATTTTTAGCATGGACATATTCATAGGCAAAAGCACCCTTTACACATGTTTGCCCTTTATTAACAGGTGCCTCTTTATCTCCGCGGATTTTCATAATTTTATTATCCTGAACTTCAAGGATTAAGCCGCATCCAGTACCACAGTATCCGCAGATTGTTTTTACAAAACTTGCTTCACCCACTTTATTCCCTCCCCATTAAAAACATAACTATCTATATAACCATATTAATCTATTTAATACGTTTGTAGGCTCCTTTTTTTAAAAAAATTTGTCTATTTTTAAAAAGAAGAAATTGGATAAGA
The DNA window shown above is from Neobacillus sp. WH10 and carries:
- a CDS encoding nitrate/nitrite transporter, coding for MNQGTKNLFIQTGSLVAGFMVWVLISSLMPLIKAEITLSSTEIIWVTAVPVILGSILMVPIGYWTNRYGARILFTISFIILLFPIAIISYANSMVMLILGGLLLGIGGAVFSIGVTSLPKYYVKTKHGFINGIYGAGTIGTAITSFFAPVIANEYGWRNTVKIFFFIMLVFAILNFLFGDRNERKVQNSLLEQIKEVNKNPKLLFFCLFYFITFGSFVAFTIYLPSFLVNHFELDKMDAGLRTAGFIALTTFFRPVGGWLGDKINPFIILMAVFFSLSFAGFLLSFTPSLPIYFFGCLLVAFFAGIGNGVIFKLVPLYFSKQAGIVNGIVAAMGGFGGFFPPIILTILLNWTGDYAIGFMCLSEFSLASLVIVVWLYYQDKLDISAKIVNHAVDGICITDVDGIIQSVNPAFTKITGYSQAEVIGKTPSILQSGEHDNEFYKIMWESLKTKRIWEGYIWNKRKNNEIYKEWLTITSIQNDAGETKNYVGMFKEENEHPKKN
- a CDS encoding TrkH family potassium uptake protein, with the translated sequence MHLKKNFLDPPKILVLGFAAIILLGAFCLTLPVATTNGNGLSFLNALFTATSATCVTGLVVVDTGTTFSLFGQLVILFMIQVGGLGFMTFATLFAFLLGKRISLKERILLQESLNNLSMEGIVRLARRILIFTAVIEFVGALILSIRFSFDMPLGKAIYFGIFHSISNFNNAGFDIFGDFQSLTGYVDDPTVVLTICTLITIGGIGFIVMNELFEYRSSKRLSLHTKIVLITSSFLLIGGTIGIFLLEYSNENTLKPLSFSGKILGALFQSVAARTDGANTLNIAEMTQSSLLLIIFLMFIGASPGSTGGGIKTTTFTTLLGAVWSQIRGKEDVIFFRQRVVYETIYKSLTVTLCALFLVLTITLLLTITEPGTDFIKLLFEATSAFGTVGLSMDVSRELSPLGKGLITFTMFAGRVGPLTIAYAVAMRRKPDPFRYPKGKIMIG
- a CDS encoding TrkA family potassium uptake protein, producing MANQYAVIGLGRFGLSIANKLFESGQEVLGVDVNEERVEESHSFVTHSVIADSTDAEALKSIGIRNFDTVIVAIGNDIQASILTVLLLKELGVKKVIAKAINKLHGQVLKKVGADWVVFPERDMGIRVAHQLLSPNVLNFIEISKNYSIEEVKIPDRMKDRTLRELDLRAKFNLSVIAIRHEDELNISPSPDEKIYYGDVLVVIGENRDLEKFANLH
- a CDS encoding LysM peptidoglycan-binding and 3D domain-containing protein, with the translated sequence MIKKIKAFIAVAALSGTVGANVQAAEVTVKKGDTLWELSQLHNTSVENIEKWNQLSTDLIHPGDVLTIATEKQYTVQQDDTLWDVALKYQVSVNQIKEWNNLNTDLIHPGLNLIIYDELNDNVKNADSATQVQNNNNDQSKNIPVEPSSTLGEKTSENENTTVNKANNNNESSNSEVEGTKELTVKATAYTASCEGCSGITATGVDLNANPNAKVIAVDPSVIPLGSKVYVEGYGVATAADTGGAIKGNRIDVFIPSEQDAINWGKKQVKVKILND
- the fdhF gene encoding formate dehydrogenase subunit alpha, with translation MGEASFVKTICGYCGTGCGLILEVQDNKIMKIRGDKEAPVNKGQTCVKGAFAYEYVHAKNRLTSPLIKKAGQLVETTWDEAYQFIAKKLSEIKTDWGPNAISIFACARSTNESNFITQKFMRTVIQSNNIDGCNRTUHAPSVAGLATVFGSGFPTNTLEDFEKAEVLLLMGSNTTEAHPIIANRMKKAVKSGLKIIVIDPRKIDMVKVAHRHLQINVGSDIALINALLHVIIKEGLYNPVFVEQFTIDFDRLQKQVEPYTPEYAAVITGLSEEDIVATAREYASSSGSMIAYTLGITEHHCGVNNVFDIANLALLTGNIGKQGTGIMPLRGQNNVQGAGDMGCLPNQLAGAMNLANEEFRVRYEKEWNVKLNPQAGDTQTRTFDRLEMGELKALYVIGENPLLADVHMNHTKKLFEKLDLLIVQDIFLTETAKMADVVLPARSWGEVDGTYTNTDRRIQRVRKAVDAHPNVKEDWEILCELSTIMGYPMHYQNSEEIWDEVRKLAWEMYGGISYERLENEYSIHYPCPDENHPGTLIMHERFHSPQPIVKKSPFVPVDYTEPLELPDAEYRFTLTTGRRYESYNTHTQTRHYAAGVKVKQTEETVDIHPDDAAALGITDGEVVQVRSRRGELEVKAKITEQVVPGLVFMSFHWSETPTNVLTLNEYDPISGTAEYKACAVAISKV